GCCGCACACTGCATTCTGTGCGCCGAGATCGCCCGACTGGATTTCAAAAGCCGTCTTCGTGTAATAGTCAAGACCGCGTACAAGACGCTTGTCAAGCACGGTAACCGCGCCTATTTTTTCAAGCCCTTCGCGCACCGCGTCAAAATGCGCCCTGCATTCGTCGCAGAGGCAGTCAAGAATTGACGGCGCATTCTCCGTAATCTCCTTGTCCGCAGGATTTTTGCAGTCAAGAATTCTCAGCGGATTTCTGTCAAAGCGGCTTTGGCATGACTCGCAAAGCTCGCCGAGATGCGGACGGAGATAATCCTGCAAAGCTTTCCTGTATATCGGCCGGCATTTCGGGCAGCCGACCGAATTAAGGACAACCTGAAGATTTTTTAAGCCAAGTCGGCGGAAAAGCTCCATCGCATAGTCTATTATCTCTATATCCAGTGCAGGATCCTGAGAGCCGATAGCCTCAACGTCCATCTGTACAAACTGACGATAGCGCCCCTTCTGCGGACGCTCATAGCGGAACATGGGACCAAGTCCCCACATTTTCACGGGCTGAGGCCCGTTTTTCATATTGTGTTCAAGATAGGAACGCATCATTGAAGCCGTCATTTCAGGGCGCAGAGTAACGCTTCTTCCGCCTCTGTCAATGAACGTGTACATTTCCTTTTCCACAACATCGGTAGTCTCGCCTACGCCGCGGCTGAACAGCTCCGTATGCTCAAAAATCGGCAACTGCACCTTGCCGTAGCCGAAATCCTGCGCCACCTCCGCAGAAACCTTTGCCACGTATTCCCATTTCCATGCCGCTTCACCGAGAACGTCCTGTGTTCCCCGCGGCGCCCTGACTGCTTCCATGATGTCGCCCTCCGCCAGCTTCAAGCAATTTACAAATGAATATAATACTTTATTTTCCTCCGTCAGGCAAGAAAAAACCGCCTGCCGGGCGATTTTTTTCTTGATTTTTTTAATTTTTACGCAGAAACTCTGTCACAGCCGCAAACCGCGGTCTTTTTATATGGTTTCCTTGTATAAAAATCTCTCTTCGCAGACCTTACTGCCATTATATGCGCGGGCGTCGTCCACCCCGTCGATAATTTCAAGATGCATGGGCGGTGTCACGTACTTTGACAGCGCGGTAATATCCTGATTGCGCAGGCGCACGCAGCCGTGCGTAATCCTTCTGCCTATGGAGCGCGGCGAGCCTGTGCCGTGAATGGCTATCTGCCAGTTGTTGTAAAAAGAAATCAGCTTCGCGCCGTATGCGGGATAGGGTTCTCCCTCTTCATTAAACCATTTCGGGTCATAAAGGATTTTGGAGGCGTCCTGAACAACGCGCCAAATCTTGTAGGTGCCGGTGGGAGTAATAAAATCAAAACGGCTTGTCTTCTTAAAGCCGGCGCCCCTTCCGCACGCTATCGGATAAGAAACCACCGTATCGGTTCCCTTGTAAAGCGTCAGCGTCATCCGCCCTTTATTGACGCGTATCCAGTACTCGTTTGCCTTCGGCTGCCAGTTGGTCTGCCGCGCGGCGGACGCCTGCGCCGCAAATAAACTTATACAGGCAGCGGCAAGAAGCACAACAGCAAAAATCTTCCTCATGTTGAACTCATCTCTTAAACGCAAAATTTCTGACATGAATTATATAACGAATTGCAGAAAATATGACATGAAATTTGCCAAAACAAAATTATTTCTTCGCCGTTAAATAAAACTGTACTGAAGAAAACTCCCCGCAGTTTGTTTATCAATATCCATACGGGGTATGTGAGACAGAGAAAAGCAATTAAGAATGAACAATGAAAAATTAAGAATGAAGAACAAGCTAAAAGCTAAAGTCAAAAGCCTTAAAGGTTCTAAAACTTAACGCTTAAAGCTTATAGCTTACAGCTAACCAAGTGCGCCTTTGACGGGTTTAATTCTTCATTATTCATTCTGCATTATTCATTGTATTTCAGTAATTGTTTCTTTTTGTAATTGTATTTTATAGTAATTGGTTTTTACCGTAATTGCTTTTTGGTCTTATTTTAGTCCCGCGACTCTCCTCGCATACGCCATTTTCAGGAAACCGACTGTCAGCGCAAGCGAGGCAATTTCAGCGATGGCAAATGCCCACCAGACTGCGTTCAGCCCATAAAGCAGCGAGAGAATAAAGGCTGACGGAAGCAGGAATACAAGCTGGCGCGTGATTGAGTTTATCATGCTCATCCACGCGTCGCCGAGCGCCTGAAAAAATCCCCCGATTACTATGCAGGCTCCGGCAAGCGGAAAATGTATTCCTATTTTGCGGAGGGCAATCGTCCCTATTGCAAGCATGTTGTCGGACGCGGCAAACATTTTCAGAAGCTGCGGCGCGGCAAATTCAAAGAGCAGAAGTCCGCAGAACATTACGCTTACCGCGGTGCAGACTGCAAGTTTGAGCGTGCGGAGCATTCTTTCAGGTTTCCGCGCGCCGTAGTTGTAGGCTATTATCGGTATCATTCCCTGATTGAGCCCGAATATCGGCATGAATATAAAGCTCTGCAGTTTGAAATATACGCCGAGAACTGCCGCCGCCGTTGATGAGTAGGCAAGCAGGATTTTGTTGAAGCCGAAGACCATGAACGAGCCTATTGAGCACATTACGGAGACGGGGATGCCGACCGCGTATATTGATTTAATCGTCGGCACGTCGGGATGAAAATATTTTAAGCTGAAGTTTATTTCCCTGTTTTTCGTCAGGTTGAAATAAATTGCTATCCCCATTTGCAGTGCCTGTCCCATAACGGTTGCCAGAGCAGCGCCTTTTATTCCCATTGCGGGACAGCCGAAAAGCCCGAATATCATTATGGGGTCAAAAATCATGTTGACAATGGAGCCGCCTGCCTGTGCAAGCATCGAGTAAAAACTCTTTCCCGTTGAAATAAGCAGTCTTTCAAAGGTGATGGCGCCGGCAGGAAACACCGCAAAAAGCAGAAGAATTGTGGTGTAATCAACGCCGAGTTCAGTAATCGCGCTCTGCCCGAGCTGTGTTTCGTAGAAAAAGCGCGTGCAGGTCAGTGCCGTCACAAAGGCAATCACTCCGGTAAGCAGCCACGTCAAAATTCCGTTGCCTGCCGCAAAATTGACCGCGCGCTGATTTTTCTCGCCGAGCCGCTTTGACAGCAGCGCGTTAATACCTGAGGCTGTGCCTATCGAAATCGCGTGAAAAACGTTCAGTATCGGGAACGCAAGCGAAACGGCTGTCAGCGCGTCTTCGCTTAGCCTCGCGACAAAGAGGCTGTCAACAACGTTGTACAGCGCCTGAACGCACATTGAAAACATTATGGGAAGAGAAAGCCTCAATAAAAGGCTTCCTTCCGGCATATAGCCCATTCTGTTTTCCTGCATTGCCGCTTCGGTCATGATTTACGCGCCTGCCCGTGAAACGTTTGTTTTATATTCTACCACTTTGCCGGCAAATTAACGCTTTTGCAACTCAGCCAGCAGTTTTTCACATTCTTTTTTTGCCGCTGACGTCTTTCCGCCGTCAATTTCAAAGGAAACCGTCAGCCAGTCCCCTTCTTTTGCGGTTTTGGGAAGCAGTTTCGCAGGCAGGACAAATTCTTCGTCCTTGAATATCAGCCGCGCTTTGCTTCCGTTAATTGAATCGAGAAAAATTTTATTCACCTGAAACCACCTGTTTTTCGTTGTATTTTATCCGGCGTCCGTCAGTTGCGAGGCATACGGTACCGTCAACGGTATCAAACCGTATCAGGTTAAAGGCTTTTACCGCCTTTACCGCTTCTTTGTGCGGATGTCCGTACCCGTTTCCCGCACCGTAGCTGAACGTTATGATTTTCGGACGGACACGGTTCAGCAGCCATTTGTTTGTTCCGTCCCTGCTTCCGTGATGCGCGGCTTTAAGCACCGCTGCACGCGGAATGTTGAACGTATCGCGTTCAGGACGCTCCATGTCGCCCGTCATAAGAAAACTTACGTCACCGTACGCAACAAGCATTACTATGCTGTTGTTGTTTGCGTCGCTGTTCGTGCCTTTGAGAATCCGAACAGGCGCAAGAACCTTGACAGAGACGTTTCCGAAGTTCCTGACGTGACCGGCAGTCGGCACTTTGAACGCAATTTTTTTGTCCGCTTTTATTGCGCCGTACAAATCTTTCTGATATTTTGAGCCTGATACGTATCCGCTGTCCCACACTTCTTTGACGTTAAAATTTCTAATTATTTTGCAGGCAGAGCCTATGTGGTCGGAGTGCGGGTGCGTGGCGACGAAAAGGTCTATCTGCTTTACGCCGTGTTCTTTGAGAAATGCTTTTATCGCGCCGTAGCTTTTCGGGGTGCCCGCATCAATCATCATGTTCTGCCCGTCAGGGAATGCAAAAAACGTGCAGTCGCCCTGCCCGACGCTGACAGCGTAGTAACGCAGCATGTCCGCGCTGCCGATTTCAGCCGTTTTGTTTTTTCCGAGGCTCTGGCTCTGAATAAAAAGGAAAAACGCCGCCGTCATGAGAAACAGGCACAAAATATTTCTGCTTTTTCTTCTTTCTGCCACTTGTATCCCTCCTCAAAGGGTTTATACTATCTGCGGGTGATGAATATGCTGTTCGGCTTTAAACTGATTCTTCCGCTTATGCTGTTAATTATAATCGGAAATCTGCTTTACAGATACAATTTTTTATCTGACGAAGGAGTTCAGACTTTAACAAAGCTTCTCTACTGGGTTGTGCTTCCCGCGCTGCTTTTTTGGACAAGCTTCGTTTCAGGGCATGAGATTTTAAGCAACGGCAGCCTGTTTCGGGCAGCAACTTTTGCCTATCTGACAACCGCAGTTGTTTCGTGGCTTACCTCTTCCCTGATTTTTCACAGGGGGGAACCCCGAAAAATTGCGGCTTCGATTATGGCTTCCATACGCGCGAACAATCTGTACGTGGGCTTTCCCGTTGTTCTGATGGCGCTCGGGGAGGCAGGCATTCAGCAGGCGTCTGTTTATATCGCCGTAACTGTTATGTCTTTCCACATAATTTCAATATCCGGCGCGGAGTTTGCAATGCGGGGACGTCTTTCCGCAGAGAACGTCAAAAAAATTCTTTTCAGTTTGCTGAAAAATCCTCTCGTGCTTTCCTGCGCCGCCGGCATTGCTTATTCAATGACCGGTCTTACGGTTTGGACTCCGCTTGAGCGGGCAGTAAAAATGCTCGGCGATTCGGCAACAGCAATCGCGCTGCTTGCTCTCGGCGCTTCGCTGAAGCTCGACAGTCTTGAAAATACGCTGAAGCTTTTCTCGGAAACGTGGGGCGACAGTCTGCTGCGTTTCGTGCTGGCGCCGTCGGTCATGCTGTTTTTCACGCGGCTGTTTAACGTTTCTCCGCTGCTTTCAACCGTTACCGTGCTTCTGACTTCAATGCCGGCGGCAGTTAATTGTTTCGTGCTGGCAAAGGGAATGGGCATGGACGAAAAATACACGGCAAAGGTCGTCGCTTCAACAACGGTTTTTGCAATGCTCGCGATACCCGTATGGGTAATGCTTTTAGGTCTGGGGAAATAGAAATGGAAAACGAAAAAAAATATGATTTCAAAACACTTGCCGAGCTGTGGCTTGTCTTTTTCAAGATAGGAGCCGTCACTTTCGGCGGAGGTATGGCGATGCTTCCGATACTCGACCGCGAACTGGTCGTAAAAAGAAACTGGACAACCTCGGAAGAACTGCTTGATTACTTCACGCTCAGCCAGTCTCTGCCGGGGCTTATTGCCGCAAATGTTTCGATTTTCCTGGGCTACAGACGCGCAGGCAAAATAGGCGGCATTGTTGCGCCTCTTGCGACAATAACTCCTTCAGTGATTGTGATTACGATTATTGCCGCCTGTCTTGAAAATTTCAGCAGTATTCCCATTATCCAGAAAGCACTTTCGGGTATCAACGTCGGTGTTGCGGCAATGCTTACCTACACGGTTGTCAATTTCGGCAAAAAGACTGTCAAGGACTTTTTCGGCATTCTGCTTGCCGCCTCCGCTTTTGTCATGCTGTTCTTCTTTAAGGTGAACACTCTTTGGATTATTCTGTTCGGTACACTTGCCGGTATTGTTTACACGTGCTGCCGCGGCGGATGGAAGGAGCTGATACGCTGATGTCTCTTTGGGCGCTTTTTTGGGTTTTTGCTTACGTAGGACTTCTCACAATAGGAGGCGGGCTTGTCGCAATCCCTATTATGCAGCAGGAAATTATCGCAAAACGCGGACTGATTTCGCTGCATGAATTCATCAACATGATTGCAGTTTCAGAGTCTACGCCCGGGCCTATGGGAATAAACATGGCGACCTACATAGGCTATAAACTTCACGGCATATTCGGCGCGCTGGTGACAAGTATAGGAACAGTATTTCCTTCGGTCATTATCGCCCTGACTATCGCAATCTATTTCAGCCGTTTTCAGGATAAACCGCTTGTCAAGGCATGTTTTAAAGGACTCCGCCCCGCAGTCACGGGCATGATAGGCGTTGCGGCTGCCCAGATTTTTATCTATTCACTGCTCAGCACCGAAAAATTCGGACTCACTCACCGGCTCTGCGATCTGTTTTACTGGAAAAACGCCGTATTCTATCTGCTTGCTGTTTTCGGACTTTTCAAATTAAAAATGCATCCTGTGCTTGCGATAGTTTTCGGGGCTGTTTTCGGGATACTGTTTCTTTAGAGCAGATAACAAAAAATCCCTGCATACGCAGGGATTTTTATTTTTAAATCAGCCTTATTTTGCAGGTGCGGGCGCCGGAACTGGCTGTGCAGGTGCCGGAGCTGGCTGTGCAGGTGCGGGCTGCTGCGGAGCAGGCGCGGGTACAGGCTGTGCTGCCTGTTTCTTTTTGCCGATTCCGAAAAACGGAGCAGGTTTGCGGACTATGAATTCATAGTTCCAAACGCCGCGGCGGTCTGCTGCCCAGCGGGCGTTGACGATCTCCCATTTTTCAGCTTTGATCTGCTGAAGCGTAACAACCGCGTTTTCGGAGAACATTACCGCGTAGTCGTATTTTCTGCAGCTTCCGATCCAGCTGCAAAGCAGAACAAGAGCAATAATGGCAGTTGATACGGCTATTACCAGTTTGCATATACAGGTGTCTTTAAGTTTCTCGAGCATCATTCTGCCTCCCTTCCACAAGTATGTTTGCGCAGCTTCTTTATGCACGGGAGTTATTCTATCACACATATAACCCAAATGCACAAATTACTTAAGCAAATCTTCCATTTCTTCAACAGTCTTTTCAAACTGTTTTATAACAGCTTTGACAGGCTCAGCGCTGTTCATGTCAGCGCCGGCGGCTTTAAGAAGCTCTATCGGGTAATTGCTTCCGCCCTCCGTAAGGAATTTCAGATAGCGTTCGCGCGCCGCGCTTCCTTCGTTCAGTATTGCATAAGCCAGCGCTGTTGCCGCCGAATAGCCTGTCGCATACTGATAGACGTAGAACGGCGTGTAGAAATGCGGTATTCTCGCCCATTCCATTTTGAGCTGTTCGTCTATGATTATTTCAGATCCGTAATATTTTCTGTTAAGCTCGTACCAAAACTGCTGCAAAGCGTCAGGCGTTGTGTCGCCGCATTCCGCAGCGCGTTTGTGCACTTCGCGTTCAAACGAAGCAAACATCGTCTGGCGGTAGACTGTAGTGCGTATATTTTCCAGTCTTCTGTTGAGAAGGAAAAGCTTCTTGCGCCGGCTCTTCGTTTCCGCAATAAGATGATCGAGCAGCAGCACCTCGTTCGTAGTGGAAGCCACCTCAGCGGTGAATATGCAGTAATCGGCAGTCGGATAGGGCTGCGTTTTGTGCGAATAGAAGCTGTGCATTGAATGTCCCATCTCGTGGACAAGAGTTGAGACGTCGTTCAGGCTGTTCGTGTGATTAAGGAAAAGGTACGGATGTGTCCCGTAGCTTCCCCAGGAATATGCCCCGCTGCGCTTGCCTTTGTTCGGGAAAACGTCTGCCCAGCCTTCATCAAGCCCCTGCCTCACCTGAGCCAGATAGGCTTCGCCGAGCGGCTGCAGCGCGTCAAACATCATTTCCTTCGCTTCGCTCCATGAAATTTCGCCGAACGGGTCTGCAAGCAGCGGCGTGTACAAATCATACATGTGAAGTTCTTTGAGCCTGAGCTTCTTTTTGCGCAGCTGCATGTAACGGTACATCGGCTGCAGACTGCTTTCCACCGTGTCAACGAGACAGTCGTAGACGCTGACGGGGACGTTGTTTGCGTCAAGCGCCGCTTCCAGCGGCGAAGAATAGTTTCTTACTTCCGCATAAAATTTTGCCGCTTTCAGCATTCCGTTAAAGGTTGCGCCGAGCGTGTTTTTCATTTCACAGTACGGCTTGTAAAGCGAATTGAACGCCTGTCTGCGCACGCCGCGGTTTCTCGAACGCAGGAAAGCGACCGCGCGTTCCTCGGACATTTCAACCGTTTTGCCCGACTCGTTTTTCACGGGGTCAAATTTCATATCCGCGTTTGTAAGCATGGAAAAAGCGTTGTCCGCCGTGTCGGCGAAATCGCCCGTGCGCGCCAGTATGCTCTCCTCTTTTGCCGACAGCACGTGTTTTTTCTGCCTGAGCAGCTCTTTGAGGCTGAAGGCGTAATCTTTCAGTCTTTTGTCCGCTGCAAACTGTTTCAGCGTTTTTTCAGGCAGAGAAAGCAGTTCCGGCGTGACAAAGCTCAAAGCCGCTCCGTACTGCACGGAAAGCGCGGATATTTTGTTCACGGGAGCCTGACAGGCGGAATCCGCCGTATCTTCATGGCTGCGCATGTTTGCGTAGACAATAAGCCTGCCGAGAGTAATTTCAGTTTTGTCGCGCTCGGCAAAAAATTTCGCAAGGTTTTCAACGGAGTCAAGCCTGCCTGAAAAGCTGCCCAGCACAGGTATTGCCTTTCTGACTGCTTCACAGTCCTTTTCCCACGCTTTCAAACCGTCGTAAATATCCTCAAGCTTCCAGCAATATTCCTTAGGTATATCTTCCCTTTTCGGAAGCACGCTGCCTCCGCCGAGCTTTAATTCAAGTTTTGCGTTGGATTTTTCTTTCACGTTACAGGCACCTCTTTAATCTACCAGTTTAAAACTTACGGGCACTCTTGCCCTGACGCTTCCGCTGTTTGAAAATTTCCATCCTGAAACGGCACGCTTTGCCGCTTCGTCAAGCCTCGGATAACCGCTCGATTTTTCAACTCCGCACTCCATTACGGCATCGTTGACGACCTTTATAAGCAGAACCACCGTTCCCTCTTCCCTTCTTTTTCTGGAAAAAGAGGGGTACACGGGCAAAATCTTTTTGGTTATTACAAGCGCGTCAACGTCCAAAATACCGCTCTGTCCGCCGTTTTCGTTTCCGCCTCCTGACGCGCCGGAATTTTCAGCGGCAGAAACGGAAGAGCCGCCATAATTTCCGCTGTCTGAAACGGGCGAAGCCTCAGCTTCCACCGGAGCGTAATCCGCGGTTTTGACAGGCTGTTCCTGCTTTAAGGCAGGTTTCTCCGGCTGTTTTGCCGTCTGCTTTTTTTCCTGAGACACGCTGTGTTCTTTGACAGCAGGGCTCTGCGCGGCCTTAATTTCGCGTCTTTCCACAAGGCGGACAACAA
This portion of the Candidatus Equadaptatus faecalis genome encodes:
- the pepF gene encoding oligoendopeptidase F — protein: MKEKSNAKLELKLGGGSVLPKREDIPKEYCWKLEDIYDGLKAWEKDCEAVRKAIPVLGSFSGRLDSVENLAKFFAERDKTEITLGRLIVYANMRSHEDTADSACQAPVNKISALSVQYGAALSFVTPELLSLPEKTLKQFAADKRLKDYAFSLKELLRQKKHVLSAKEESILARTGDFADTADNAFSMLTNADMKFDPVKNESGKTVEMSEERAVAFLRSRNRGVRRQAFNSLYKPYCEMKNTLGATFNGMLKAAKFYAEVRNYSSPLEAALDANNVPVSVYDCLVDTVESSLQPMYRYMQLRKKKLRLKELHMYDLYTPLLADPFGEISWSEAKEMMFDALQPLGEAYLAQVRQGLDEGWADVFPNKGKRSGAYSWGSYGTHPYLFLNHTNSLNDVSTLVHEMGHSMHSFYSHKTQPYPTADYCIFTAEVASTTNEVLLLDHLIAETKSRRKKLFLLNRRLENIRTTVYRQTMFASFEREVHKRAAECGDTTPDALQQFWYELNRKYYGSEIIIDEQLKMEWARIPHFYTPFYVYQYATGYSAATALAYAILNEGSAARERYLKFLTEGGSNYPIELLKAAGADMNSAEPVKAVIKQFEKTVEEMEDLLK
- a CDS encoding chromate transporter; the protein is MENEKKYDFKTLAELWLVFFKIGAVTFGGGMAMLPILDRELVVKRNWTTSEELLDYFTLSQSLPGLIAANVSIFLGYRRAGKIGGIVAPLATITPSVIVITIIAACLENFSSIPIIQKALSGINVGVAAMLTYTVVNFGKKTVKDFFGILLAASAFVMLFFFKVNTLWIILFGTLAGIVYTCCRGGWKELIR
- a CDS encoding DUF3006 domain-containing protein → MNKIFLDSINGSKARLIFKDEEFVLPAKLLPKTAKEGDWLTVSFEIDGGKTSAAKKECEKLLAELQKR
- a CDS encoding MBL fold metallo-hydrolase, which gives rise to MAERRKSRNILCLFLMTAAFFLFIQSQSLGKNKTAEIGSADMLRYYAVSVGQGDCTFFAFPDGQNMMIDAGTPKSYGAIKAFLKEHGVKQIDLFVATHPHSDHIGSACKIIRNFNVKEVWDSGYVSGSKYQKDLYGAIKADKKIAFKVPTAGHVRNFGNVSVKVLAPVRILKGTNSDANNNSIVMLVAYGDVSFLMTGDMERPERDTFNIPRAAVLKAAHHGSRDGTNKWLLNRVRPKIITFSYGAGNGYGHPHKEAVKAVKAFNLIRFDTVDGTVCLATDGRRIKYNEKQVVSGE
- a CDS encoding MATE family efflux transporter, which encodes MQENRMGYMPEGSLLLRLSLPIMFSMCVQALYNVVDSLFVARLSEDALTAVSLAFPILNVFHAISIGTASGINALLSKRLGEKNQRAVNFAAGNGILTWLLTGVIAFVTALTCTRFFYETQLGQSAITELGVDYTTILLLFAVFPAGAITFERLLISTGKSFYSMLAQAGGSIVNMIFDPIMIFGLFGCPAMGIKGAALATVMGQALQMGIAIYFNLTKNREINFSLKYFHPDVPTIKSIYAVGIPVSVMCSIGSFMVFGFNKILLAYSSTAAAVLGVYFKLQSFIFMPIFGLNQGMIPIIAYNYGARKPERMLRTLKLAVCTAVSVMFCGLLLFEFAAPQLLKMFAASDNMLAIGTIALRKIGIHFPLAGACIVIGGFFQALGDAWMSMINSITRQLVFLLPSAFILSLLYGLNAVWWAFAIAEIASLALTVGFLKMAYARRVAGLK
- a CDS encoding histidine--tRNA ligase; translated protein: MEAVRAPRGTQDVLGEAAWKWEYVAKVSAEVAQDFGYGKVQLPIFEHTELFSRGVGETTDVVEKEMYTFIDRGGRSVTLRPEMTASMMRSYLEHNMKNGPQPVKMWGLGPMFRYERPQKGRYRQFVQMDVEAIGSQDPALDIEIIDYAMELFRRLGLKNLQVVLNSVGCPKCRPIYRKALQDYLRPHLGELCESCQSRFDRNPLRILDCKNPADKEITENAPSILDCLCDECRAHFDAVREGLEKIGAVTVLDKRLVRGLDYYTKTAFEIQSGDLGAQNAVCGGGRYDNLAESIGGPHVPGIGFAAGIDRVILTMEAQGCSFGEAPSTQAYVVYADKECRMEAVKLVHELRAAGVSADMDYNCRSMKAQMKTAASVAEFACILGGNEIEKGVVTLKNLKDASQREVNRAQIVSELSSK
- a CDS encoding energy transducer TonB; translated protein: MAAVCGIKKKWLYAAAGSILLHGLLFACLPAFERTAQHGDKVVVRLVERREIKAAQSPAVKEHSVSQEKKQTAKQPEKPALKQEQPVKTADYAPVEAEASPVSDSGNYGGSSVSAAENSGASGGGNENGGQSGILDVDALVITKKILPVYPSFSRKRREEGTVVLLIKVVNDAVMECGVEKSSGYPRLDEAAKRAVSGWKFSNSGSVRARVPVSFKLVD
- a CDS encoding AEC family transporter — protein: MLLIIIGNLLYRYNFLSDEGVQTLTKLLYWVVLPALLFWTSFVSGHEILSNGSLFRAATFAYLTTAVVSWLTSSLIFHRGEPRKIAASIMASIRANNLYVGFPVVLMALGEAGIQQASVYIAVTVMSFHIISISGAEFAMRGRLSAENVKKILFSLLKNPLVLSCAAGIAYSMTGLTVWTPLERAVKMLGDSATAIALLALGASLKLDSLENTLKLFSETWGDSLLRFVLAPSVMLFFTRLFNVSPLLSTVTVLLTSMPAAVNCFVLAKGMGMDEKYTAKVVASTTVFAMLAIPVWVMLLGLGK
- a CDS encoding chromate transporter: MEGADTLMSLWALFWVFAYVGLLTIGGGLVAIPIMQQEIIAKRGLISLHEFINMIAVSESTPGPMGINMATYIGYKLHGIFGALVTSIGTVFPSVIIALTIAIYFSRFQDKPLVKACFKGLRPAVTGMIGVAAAQIFIYSLLSTEKFGLTHRLCDLFYWKNAVFYLLAVFGLFKLKMHPVLAIVFGAVFGILFL
- a CDS encoding L,D-transpeptidase — encoded protein: MRKIFAVVLLAAACISLFAAQASAARQTNWQPKANEYWIRVNKGRMTLTLYKGTDTVVSYPIACGRGAGFKKTSRFDFITPTGTYKIWRVVQDASKILYDPKWFNEEGEPYPAYGAKLISFYNNWQIAIHGTGSPRSIGRRITHGCVRLRNQDITALSKYVTPPMHLEIIDGVDDARAYNGSKVCEERFLYKETI